The following DNA comes from Terriglobia bacterium.
GCCCGTCTCGATGGGGAAACAACGGAGTGGCGTTCGAAGACAATCGACTCACTGGCGACCGGGCGGAACACACAGCAATACTCGGCTGGGCACTGGGTGGAGTCTTGCCTCTTGACACAACTTTGAGATGTGTGACCCCATAGACTACTGTTTTCTCAGTCCTACTATTCATAGTTGCCTGCAAGCGCTGGACGTATAACTGACTGTTTGCTCAAAGGTGGAGGTTGTTGTTCTTTCATGGGTTTGGGTGTTGGAGCCGGCGGGCCAGGATCGCCCTTCGGACCCTGAGGACCACGAAGCATTTCATAGAGAGCGTGGTTTTTCCGAAGTGTCTGAATGAGATCATCACTTGGATTCTTCGCGGTGAGCGCAAACCCGGTTCCGATCACGGCAAGCAGGGTCAGACCGCCAATGAAATTCGTCATGGCGCGTTGCGCTAGGGCCATCTGGTCTACTTTTGCCCTGTTGTTTGATTGCTCGTCGCCGAGCCTGAGGGTATACAGAGCGATCTGACGACGCAGGCAAACAGGACGAGATTCATGTGACAACGGAAGAACGTCGCTCGCCTGTGCCGCAATGTAGCCTCGCCTCTCAAGTCCACAGATGGATGCCAGAATCGCACCGCAGATTTGGAGCACAAGGTAAAAAGCACCGAATGTCATCAGGAGTCGGAGGAGGAGCGAGTCTACGTGCGGGGTTCCCGTGGCGAGGGCGAGAATGCCGCCGAATACTATGGTGCCCGCGATGGAGGACAGTCCTATGGTGCTTGTCAGACGCGCTTCAACGCTTCGCCGCGTGTCCTCCGCTTCGTCCAGGAGCCTGGCACATGCGCTGAGGTATTGAGTGAGAAGATTTTCGTCATCGGGGAGCGTCTTGATTTGTGCGTCGCACTTTTCCTGTTCCTCTCTTGCAAGGGCCAATTCCTTCTCCGCGGCTTCTTTGGAGAGGGGTTGAAGCCCAGGGTAGACGCCGTCACGAAGAAGCCACCACAGTTTTTTCAACCGGACGTTCATGTTCGCCCTCCCGCCAGCCATTCCGCGACCGCATCAGAAATTCCGAGCTGCAGCATGTCATCGAGCCAGAGCCATTGGCCACTGGGGTTTACTTCGAGAAATACATATTCTCCGTCCGGATCCTGAATCATGTCAATCGCTCCGAATGTAAGGCGGAGAGAGTCCATCAAGCGGAATAGGCGGGTGGCAATCTCTTCGGGAAGGGTAAATGGCAGGTGTGGAAGTCGGGGATTATTCGTCTGACGCCAATCGAGTGTGGCGGCGGGGTCGGACTGGGAATCAATGGCGGCTGCGAAGATCTTGCGCCCGATGATCGTAATGCGCAAGTCAAACCGCTTCGGGATCAGTGCTTGGTAGATGGCCGGGCTCCATCTGGCACTCTCCAGTTCCTCCAGGTGCTGCTCCATGACACGTGAAGTAAAGATCGCGAATTCCTGTCCTTTATGGACAATGTACCCGGTCCTGACGGGTTTCACGACCATCTCCTGAAATTCACTGAAGGCCTTGCGGATCACCAGCGGGTCATTTGTGACGACAGTACGGGGAATCCGAAGCCCGAGTTCGGCGGCCCGGGTGAGCTGAAAAGGCTTGTGTTCCGCCTGCCAGACGGCTGCCGGATGGCTCATCCAGGGCCCCGGAAGATCCACGATGCTTCCGAGCAAGGCGGCGCGGTTTTCCTGGAGACAGAATGTGTAAACGCCGTCATCCATGCCGTCAGGCTTTGCGGGACTGCGCACGCGCCGGTACCAGATGCGGTACGGAACTGGGATTGGTTCCCCGTCGACGGCAATCCAGTCCCGCCGGTTTGTTTTGTCGGGGCGGAAGGTCAAAGTAGAT
Coding sequences within:
- a CDS encoding MvdD family ATP-grasp ribosomal peptide maturase, which translates into the protein MHDRHVLILSTLADAATDDVVRRLTQFGIPFKRLNTENYPFSSTLTFRPDKTNRRDWIAVDGEPIPVPYRIWYRRVRSPAKPDGMDDGVYTFCLQENRAALLGSIVDLPGPWMSHPAAVWQAEHKPFQLTRAAELGLRIPRTVVTNDPLVIRKAFSEFQEMVVKPVRTGYIVHKGQEFAIFTSRVMEQHLEELESARWSPAIYQALIPKRFDLRITIIGRKIFAAAIDSQSDPAATLDWRQTNNPRLPHLPFTLPEEIATRLFRLMDSLRLTFGAIDMIQDPDGEYVFLEVNPSGQWLWLDDMLQLGISDAVAEWLAGGRT